The Paenibacillus yonginensis genome segment AAATCAAAGGAGGAATGGAAACAAAATGGATCAAGCAGCACTGCAAACTTTAGGTTATGAAGAAATGGTTCAAGAATTGATGCGTTTCGCGGTTTCTTATGAAGGACGCAGGCGGATCGCCGAGCTGGTCCCGGAGGAGAAGCTTGCCGTCGCGGAGCGGAAGCTGGCCGAAACTGCGGAGGCTAATGCGATTATTGCTAAAGGGGCTAGTGTGCCGCTGCCTTCCCTGGAAGGGATCGAGCTGGTTATATCCCTGCTCGGCAGCGGTTATCTGTTTGGCGAGCAGGATTTTGCGGCAGTTGCCCAGTTCCTGCGCAGCTGCAGTCAGCTGAGAAAGTACATGGCCGGCAAAATGGAGCTTGCGCCCCTGGTCGCTTCCTATGCGTTGTCTCTTTGCGAAGAGCAGCGCCTCCAGGACGAGATCAACCGCTGCATCCGGCATGGGCGGATCGAGGACAGCGCCAGCAAGGAGCTGGAGAAAATCCGCCGCAAGATGAATACGCTCAAGGAACGGATTCATAAACGGATGCAGACCGTGCTGTCCAAATACAGCTCCCTGCTGCAGGAGCAGCTGATCAGCACCCGGGACGGGCGGTACGTTATTCCGGTCAAAAAGGAGTATTACCGTCAGGTGAAGGGAACGGTGCTGGACCAGTCGACCAGCGGCCAAACCGTATTTGTAGAGCCTGAAGAAATCTCGTCTCTGCAGTTTGAGCTGAATGTTCTGCTGGGCGATGAAGCGAGAGAGGAAGCAAAAATTCTGGCGATGCTCTCCTCCATGCTGGAGGCCTCTGCGGCGGAACTTAAGCAGAACATCGAGATTACAGGGACGTATGACTTTATTTTCGCTAAGGGAAAATATGGGGCATCCATCGGCGGGCGGGCCGTTCCGCTGAACGCGGGCGGCGAAATACGCCTGGTGGGCGCTAAACATCCGAAGCTGCTGCAAACGATGGTGCCGCTGGACATTTCTTTGGGCGGCAAAACCAAAGGCATGATTATTACCGGCCCGAATACCGGCGGCAAGACGGTTGTACTGCGGACGATCGGGCTGCTGACGCTGATGGCCCAGTCGGGGCTGCTGATTCCCGCTGAGGATGGATCCCGTGTCGCTGTGTTCCAGAATATTCGGGCTGTCATTGGCGACGGGCAAAGTCTGGAGCAGTCGCTGAGCACCTTCTCCGCCCAAATCTCCAGCTTGTCCCAAATGCTGGAGACAGCGGACGGCTCCAGTCTGATGTTGATCGACGAGCTTGCTGCGGGCACGGATCCGGCCGAAGGAATGGCGTTATCCATCGCTATTTTGGAAGAGCTTGGCCGCAAAGGGGCAATGGTTGCCGTCACCACGCATTTTAACGGACTGAAGGAATTTGCCGCCCAAACGCCCGGCTTCTGCAACGCCCGCATGGAGTTTGATCCGGTATCTCTGAAGCCGCTGTACCGGCTGACCATCGGTGAAGCGGGGCAAAGTTATGCGCTTGAAATCGCGCGGAGGCTCGGGATGGACGGCGGCGTTATTGAACGCTCGCGGCAATTGATTCATCATACTGCCGGCAGACAGGCAAGCAGGCAGGACGAGGCGAAGGCGGCAATCCCGGTAATGCCGG includes the following:
- a CDS encoding endonuclease MutS2, with translation MDQAALQTLGYEEMVQELMRFAVSYEGRRRIAELVPEEKLAVAERKLAETAEANAIIAKGASVPLPSLEGIELVISLLGSGYLFGEQDFAAVAQFLRSCSQLRKYMAGKMELAPLVASYALSLCEEQRLQDEINRCIRHGRIEDSASKELEKIRRKMNTLKERIHKRMQTVLSKYSSLLQEQLISTRDGRYVIPVKKEYYRQVKGTVLDQSTSGQTVFVEPEEISSLQFELNVLLGDEAREEAKILAMLSSMLEASAAELKQNIEITGTYDFIFAKGKYGASIGGRAVPLNAGGEIRLVGAKHPKLLQTMVPLDISLGGKTKGMIITGPNTGGKTVVLRTIGLLTLMAQSGLLIPAEDGSRVAVFQNIRAVIGDGQSLEQSLSTFSAQISSLSQMLETADGSSLMLIDELAAGTDPAEGMALSIAILEELGRKGAMVAVTTHFNGLKEFAAQTPGFCNARMEFDPVSLKPLYRLTIGEAGQSYALEIARRLGMDGGVIERSRQLIHHTAGRQASRQDEAKAAIPVMPVMPVMSESQEELLAEEPESPPEPEPAGQEEMSVNQRPAYEIGDAVWITSLNRMGIVCAPEDSRGMLGVQVQKQKLKINHKRLKPYISRSELYPGEDYDLDIVFESKENRKLSKQFGKRHVEGRAIIKDGE